In one Pseudomonas hydrolytica genomic region, the following are encoded:
- the fleN gene encoding flagellar synthesis regulator FleN, producing MGMHPVQVIAVTGGKGGVGKTNVSVNLSMALADLGRRVMLMDADLGLANVDVLLGLTPKRTLADVIAGECDLRDVLLQGPGGIRIVPAASGTQAMVNLSPMQHAGLIQAFSDISENLDVLVIDTAAGIGDAVVSFVRAAQEILVVVCDEPTSITDAYALIKLLNRDHGISRFRVLANMAHSPQEGRNLFAKLTKVTDRFLDVALQYVGAVPYDECVRKAVQKQRAVYEAFPRSKCALAFKAIAQKVDTWPLPANPRGHLEFFVERLVQQPTADSAV from the coding sequence ATGGGTATGCATCCCGTACAGGTGATTGCGGTGACCGGCGGCAAGGGTGGCGTCGGCAAGACCAATGTGTCGGTGAATCTGTCCATGGCCCTGGCCGATCTCGGCCGTCGGGTGATGTTGATGGATGCCGACCTGGGGTTGGCGAATGTCGACGTTTTGCTGGGGCTGACGCCCAAGCGCACCCTGGCCGACGTGATTGCCGGTGAATGCGATCTGCGCGACGTGCTGCTGCAGGGACCGGGCGGTATCCGCATCGTCCCGGCGGCCTCCGGCACGCAGGCGATGGTCAATCTCTCGCCGATGCAGCATGCCGGCCTGATTCAAGCCTTCAGCGACATCAGCGAGAACCTCGACGTGCTGGTGATCGACACCGCTGCCGGCATCGGCGATGCGGTGGTCAGCTTCGTTCGCGCCGCCCAGGAGATCCTCGTGGTGGTGTGTGACGAGCCGACTTCCATCACCGACGCCTACGCGCTGATCAAGCTGCTCAACCGCGATCACGGCATCAGTCGCTTCCGCGTTCTGGCCAATATGGCCCATAGCCCGCAGGAAGGGCGCAATCTCTTTGCTAAGCTGACCAAGGTGACGGATCGTTTCCTCGATGTCGCCCTGCAGTATGTCGGCGCCGTACCCTACGATGAGTGCGTGCGCAAGGCCGTGCAGAAGCAGCGCGCCGTCTATGAAGCCTTCCCTCGTTCCAAGTGCGCTCTGGCGTTCAAGGCGATAGCTCAGAAGGTCGATACCTGGCCCTTGCCGGCCAACCCCCGTGGCCATCTGGAATTTTTCGTCGAGCGTCTGGTGCAGCAACCGACCGCAGACTCGGCCGTATGA